Proteins encoded together in one Penaeus vannamei isolate JL-2024 chromosome 11, ASM4276789v1, whole genome shotgun sequence window:
- the Snup gene encoding snurportin-1, with amino-acid sequence MEDLLNNLTGVSVTEHLNTPYAEHPYFALYKAKRTGSSQEERRKRVLDARKEARYDLLSHLRNIEEENVGSEGSSSDDSMECEKERVCYRRPKKYRNFLMMSEWLVDVPEDFATSYLSVLCPVGKRTLIVSARGRTRAYTKAGIMVNQFPSQLPGGCYYSKRKGYALLDCIWSETEKTYFVLDLVVWLNQSIMECETLFRFEWAKSRILEETPDATEISKYNPYRFVPLPHYDCSPETLTRLVNEPLPFRVPLDGILFYHKESHYTHGPTPLVGWLKAYMFPEILGINQVAQVHISERPAKYISLPAHIQYGKDRQQQKQEALNRKMEVSDENNKSPKEKSKKVKDVKENQENTSDMMEVSAENKKNPKGKSKKVKDVKEKSSEMMMEVSSENSKNRKGRKKEKVKENPGNKIETMVS; translated from the exons ATGGAAGACTTGTTAAACAATCTCACAGGGGTTTCAGTGACAGAGCACCTGAACACCCCATATGCAGAACACCCATATTTTGCTCTGTATAAAGCCAAGCGGACAGGTTCGTcccaggaagagagaaggaaaagagttcTAGATGCAAGGAAGGA GGCGAGGTATGATCTCCTCAGTCACTTGCGTAACATTGAAGAAGAAAATGTTGGCTCAGAGGGTAGTTCTTCAGATGATAGCATGGAATGTGAAAAG GAAAGGGTATGTTATAGGAGGCCAAAAAAATACCGGAACTTCCTCATGATGAGTGAATGGTTAGTTGACGTTCCAGAGGACTTTGCCACATCATACCTCTCAGTGCTATGTCCTGTGGGGAAAAGAACTCTTATTGTGTCAGCTAGG GGCAGAACGCGAGCGTATACCAAAGCTGGGATAATGGTGAACCAGTTTCCCTCCCAGCTGCCTGGGGGTTGCTACTACAGCAAGAGAAAGGGCTATGCACTGCTCGACTGTATCtggtcagagacagagaaaacttACTTTGTACTTGATCTTGTAGTGTGGCTGAACCAATCAATTATGGAGTGTGAG aCACTGTTTAGATTTGAATGGGCAAAATCAAGGATATTAGAGGAGACTCCAGATGCTACTGAAATATCCAAATACAATCCCTACAG ATTCGTACCCTTACCCCATTATGACTGCTCTCCAGAGACCCTGACCAGGTTAGTCAACGAACCCCTGCCGTTCCGTGTGCCTCTTGACGGCATCCTGTTTTACCACAAGGAGAGCCACTACACCCATGGCCCAACACCACTGGTGGGTTGGCTCAAGGCCTATATGTTCCCTGAGATTTTAG GTATAAACCAAGTCGCTCAAGTGCACATATCGGAAAGGCCAGCCAAATACATTAGCCTTCCCGCCCACATCCAGTATGGCAAGGACAGGCAGCAGCAGAAACAGGAGGCCTTAAACAGAAAG ATGGAGGTTTCAGACGAGAATAACAAAAGTccaaaagagaaaagcaagaaagtCAAAGATGTGAAGGAAAACCAGGAAAATACCTCAGACATG ATGGAGGTTTCAGCAGAGAATAAAAAGAACCCCAAAGGGAAAAGCAAGAAGGTCAAAGATGTCAAAGAAAAGAGCTCAGAAATGATG ATGGAAGTGTCCTCCGAAAACAGCAAAAatcggaaaggaagaaagaaagagaaggttaaAGAAAACCCGGGTAACAAAATAGAAACAATGgtttcataa